In Streptomyces sp. NBC_00569, a single genomic region encodes these proteins:
- a CDS encoding STAS domain-containing protein, with translation MDWLRVSSRRHEGWTVVEVSGELDVATGNQLGDHLEEVIAERTPARVVLDMSGLDFCDASGLSVLVAAHHAAKGRQGQLRLVCPQWRIRRLLHITELTDVMPVFDTVAQATATVKDREGEVLQPWPGLQSEVTS, from the coding sequence ATGGACTGGCTGAGGGTGTCGTCCCGTCGCCACGAGGGATGGACGGTCGTCGAGGTGAGTGGTGAGCTTGACGTCGCTACCGGGAACCAGTTGGGCGACCACCTCGAAGAGGTCATTGCCGAGCGCACCCCGGCACGGGTCGTTCTGGACATGTCCGGGCTGGACTTCTGCGATGCGAGCGGCCTGAGCGTGCTGGTCGCCGCGCATCACGCGGCCAAGGGCCGTCAGGGCCAGCTTCGCCTGGTATGCCCGCAGTGGCGCATCCGGCGCCTCCTGCACATCACGGAGTTGACCGACGTGATGCCCGTCTTCGACACAGTTGCCCAGGCAACCGCGACGGTGAAGGATCGCGAAGGCGAGGTGCTCCAGCCATGGCCCGGCTTACAGTCCGAGGTGACGAGTTGA
- a CDS encoding Swt1 family HEPN domain-containing protein produces the protein MPQMQPAEALATCEQALRSLIATVLAKKLGKDWVSQVFPEERVIKIRGIRDEEAGRRTRRGVASVPSSELAYAQFFDILALLKKYWADFKPALGNQSETLGLLSRFEALRNSVAHSRDLLPFEEELLSGIAGEIRNRVTIYMSSQDLTGDYFARIDSVTDSLGNCIDSFPPDPMEPGVALRTRAVLHPGDTITFRCRGTDPQSRDLTWWVLPTRDTDNPRYTGRDLDIVWRVSSADIAARRDVHIYMKSSGPYHRVNAGEGFDYCATFIYTVLPGEDSTRTTS, from the coding sequence ATGCCACAGATGCAACCGGCGGAGGCGCTGGCGACGTGTGAGCAGGCGTTGCGGAGCCTGATCGCCACGGTGTTGGCCAAAAAGCTGGGCAAGGACTGGGTCTCCCAGGTGTTCCCCGAGGAACGGGTGATCAAGATCCGGGGGATCCGGGATGAAGAGGCCGGCCGCCGCACACGCCGCGGGGTCGCTTCGGTACCAAGTAGCGAGCTGGCGTACGCCCAGTTCTTCGACATCCTCGCCCTGCTGAAGAAGTACTGGGCAGACTTCAAGCCCGCCCTGGGCAATCAGAGCGAGACGTTGGGGCTGCTCAGCCGCTTCGAAGCACTGCGCAACTCCGTGGCACACAGCCGGGACCTGCTTCCCTTCGAAGAGGAACTCCTGAGCGGCATCGCCGGCGAGATCCGGAACAGGGTGACCATCTACATGAGCAGCCAGGACCTGACGGGGGACTACTTCGCGCGCATCGACAGCGTCACGGACAGCCTCGGGAACTGCATCGACAGCTTCCCGCCAGACCCGATGGAGCCCGGGGTCGCGCTTCGGACCCGAGCGGTGCTGCACCCAGGCGACACGATCACCTTCCGGTGCCGCGGCACCGACCCCCAGAGCCGTGACCTCACGTGGTGGGTCCTTCCGACCCGCGACACAGACAACCCCCGCTACACGGGCCGAGATCTCGACATCGTCTGGCGCGTCAGCAGTGCCGACATCGCCGCGCGCCGGGATGTCCACATCTACATGAAAAGCAGCGGCCCCTACCACCGGGTCAACGCCGGGGAGGGCTTCGACTACTGCGCCACGTTCATCTACACCGTCCTCCCCGGCGAAGACTCCACGCGCACGACGTCCTGA
- a CDS encoding phosphotransferase, with protein sequence MIADGATDKGSVTTVRRIGETIRRPIGEWTSAVHALLTHLETVGFARAPRVLGTDGTHEVLSLVHGEPAFSPWPSALRSTLGISELGCWLREYHDAVRDFQPPADARWQGQEDAWKPGMIIRHGDLGPWNSIWNGDHLAGFIDWDFAAPGHALDDLAQLAWYAVPLRPVEQQRAAIAGEHTLRGRLDALCAAYGARPADVLDALEAVQSREAERIEKLGRQGHEPWVTFLARGDASEMLAERSWLRSQRTVLLGRE encoded by the coding sequence ATGATCGCGGATGGCGCTACGGACAAGGGCAGCGTGACCACGGTGCGGCGGATCGGAGAGACGATCCGCCGGCCCATCGGCGAGTGGACGTCCGCGGTACACGCCTTGTTGACCCACCTAGAAACGGTGGGTTTCGCTCGGGCTCCGCGGGTCCTTGGCACTGACGGCACCCATGAGGTGCTGTCGCTGGTGCACGGCGAACCCGCGTTCTCCCCTTGGCCGTCGGCTCTGCGATCGACCCTCGGAATCAGCGAACTGGGGTGCTGGCTGCGCGAATACCACGACGCTGTCCGGGACTTCCAGCCGCCGGCCGACGCACGATGGCAGGGCCAGGAGGACGCCTGGAAGCCCGGCATGATCATCAGGCATGGAGACCTCGGTCCATGGAACTCCATCTGGAACGGCGACCACCTGGCCGGGTTCATCGACTGGGACTTCGCAGCACCCGGCCACGCCCTCGACGACCTTGCACAACTGGCCTGGTACGCCGTGCCACTGCGCCCCGTCGAGCAGCAGCGAGCAGCAATCGCCGGTGAGCACACCCTTCGGGGCCGCCTCGACGCCCTTTGCGCCGCCTACGGGGCACGGCCGGCAGACGTACTCGATGCCCTGGAGGCCGTCCAGTCCCGCGAGGCAGAGCGCATCGAAAAACTCGGCCGCCAGGGCCACGAGCCATGGGTAACCTTCCTCGCCCGCGGCGATGCATCCGAGATGCTAGCCGAGCGATCTTGGCTCCGATCGCAACGCACGGTTCTCCTCGGCCGCGAGTAG